The region CTCTGTGGGAGGGAACACATTTTCCTTCACTAGATTTACTAATTGCACTCCTTACAAAAATTACTTTTTGCATCTGTGTGATGCAGTCACAGAGAGTCATGCAGAGCTATAGGGAGTACAGGCTTTAGCTCCAGCCCAGCAGCAACACCCTGGTTCAGCTAATAAAGAGTTTGGTGGATGCTACCAAAGAGATCTTATGGAGAAGGTAttataattcctaattctatggatgATACTTACTGCTGTAGAGGTGCAGTGGGGCAATGGACTCTTCTACTCTCCTTCAGCAGCACTCTGAGGAACCAAAACACTAGTAAAAAATGCATGAACAAGTAAACAGGAATATTTCAagggtgtgcctgtgtgtgtgtgtgtgtgtgtgtgtgtgtacctgggctgCATCCAGCCTTTAGGCCAGAGGGGTTTGATCTCTGTGTCCAAGAAAGCTTTCAGGAAGTCCTCCGGTCCCTGCGTCTCAGTTTTCCCTTTCTCCACTTCGAATCTGTCCATCCGCACCAGAACCGCACTGCACAGGCACTCCCTATCGGGCAAGATAGGAAAGTCACCGTAGCTGTTtatacgtacgtgtgtgtgtgtgtgtgtgtgtgtgtgtgtgtgtgtgtgtgtgtgtgtgtgtgttgatagaaTGATGAGTGAACATttagaccatgaaaaacaaacctGATCTCTTGGTTCCATCTGAATTTCTTCCTGGGGCCCACCACTCGtttaccactcctctcctccccctcctcttctgatCCTGTGTTCTCCTTCTGTTCTCGCTCTTTACTCTCCTCCACCATCCTGGAACGGTCAGAGACAGCCAACACCGGGGCGGGTTAGCGCGGCAGCCAGCCACACCCGGGCGGGTTAGCGCGGCAGCCAGCCACACCCGGGCGGGTTAGCGCGGCAGCCAGCCACACCCGGGCGGGTTAGCGCGGCAGCCAGCCACACCCGGGCGGGTTAGCGCGGCAGCCAGCCACACCCGGGCGGGTTAGCGCGGCAGCCAGCCACACCCGGGCGGGTTAGCGCGGCAGCCAGCCACACCCGGGCGGGTTAGCGTGGCAGCCAGCCACACCCGGGCGGGTTAGCGCGGCAGCCAGCCACACCCGGGCGGGTTAGCGAGATCACTCCAAGTGGCACATTAAGTTGACTATGATTTATTATGTTCTGTGTGTTGACGATAGTTGCCATGGTGACGTACTTAGCGGCCCTGGCCTGGGCGTGGGCCTGGCAGTCGTCGTGGTAACGGGAGATCTGTTCCGGCATCACCTTGTCGATTGCCTGCCTCAACCTCTGGAGAGGCTCCTCCTAAACCACACAGACAACCATTTgttcctgaacacacacacacacacagagacacacacagagaggacgaGCCATCCTGTGTTACCTGCTTCAGCAGTAGTTTCTTGACCCGTTTCAGCAGTGTGTCTCTGCTGCAGGGGAGGAATGAGGCAAGGTGTGTGTACACCTTAGAACGCACCTGGCCACTCACATCTCTGCACTGCAGCTCAATGctgaggaccacacacacacatccattactCATAAGGATGAACATCGTTATGGGACTTGTATAACTAAATGTTTTTGATAGTAGTTTAAACATGAATCCAAACCAAGTGACTTACTCCAGCAGGATGGTGTTGACCTCTGGGGTGAAGAACTTGACCTTTGACTCTCCCTCCAACCCCTTAGCAGCCTGAACatgatcaaccaatacatcaatcaatgtGGCGCTCAAAAACATAAGGGCACAGCATAACACAGCATAACGCAAAGCCCAGTGTCCGGTACCATACCAGGGCCAGGTCTTGAGTTCTCTTCTCCATGGCTGGTGACAGACCTTCAGGCAGGGGAGTGGGCTGTGACAGGGGCTGGACCTGTGGGCCAGAGACTGGCTGTGGCTGTGTAGATGGTTTTGGGGCCTGGGGTTTGGAGATGGACTCAGGGACAAGGTCAATCTGGTCCTGGGGTTGAGGGACAGGGTCGATGGGGGTCTGGGTGTGGCTCTCCAGGGTGGAAGCAGAGGAGTCACAACCTGCACCGCCACAGCGTCCTGGAGGAACAGTATATAGTGGATTATATTGTATGTTGTGATTATTGGACTTCAAATGTACCATTATCAACACAAAACAAATGTCCATGaaaatggacaataaagtatgGTAGAGTATCAAACCGTTTACTTCCTTGTAGGCCAAGGTCTTGGCGCTGACATCCTGATTGGTTGAGGTCATGGCGACGACTACCTGATTGGCCAGCGTCTCAGCGGAGGCGTCCAATAGGGTGTCTAGATCGAGGTCAAAGTCCACAGTGCTGGCTGCCTGGAGAAACGCCCTGTCATTGGTCGATCCAATCAAGCTGAGCAGAGGGTCCGCCATGTTGGCGCCGCATCCAGCAGGGTCTGCAGAAACatagggggttgtgggtagtgaaGTCTTCTCCAGATCGAACTTCTGttgctctccctctttctctctttttagtttctctttgtctttctgtttCTGGAACTTTCTCAACATGTCTGTGACACTCAGAGGACcagcaggcttcttcttcttcttcttcggttTCTCCTCCCACATGTTCTTGTCAGGTAGAACACTGGGGAAGAGAgggcgcacagagagagagagagggcgcacagagagagagagggggcgcacagagagagagagggggcgcacagagagagagagggggcgcacAGAGAGAgggcgcacagagagagagagggggcgcacagagagagagagggggcgcacagagagagagagggggcgcacagagagagagagagggcgcacagagagagagaggggcgcacagagagagagagggggcgcacagagagagagagggggcgcacagagagagagagaggggcgcacagagagagagagagagggcgcacagagagagagagggggagagagagagggcgcacagagagagagagggagagagagagagaggggcgcacacagagagagagggggcgcacacagagagagagggggcgcacacgagagagagggggcgcacacagagagagagggggcgcacacagagagagagggggcgcacagagagagagggcgcacagagagagagagggcgcacagagagagagagggcgcacagagagagagaggggcgcacagagagagagggggcgcacagagagagagggggcgcacagagagagagggggcgcacacagagagagagggggcgcacacagagagagagggggcgcacacagagagagagggggcgcacacagagagagagggggcgcacacagagagagaggggcgcacacagagagagaggggcgcacacagagagagagggggcgcacacagagagagagggggcgcacacagagagagagggggcgcacacagagagagagggggcgcacacagagagagagggggcgcacacagagagagagggggcgcacacagagagagagggggcgcacacagagagagagggggcgcacacagagagagagggggcgcacagagagagagggggcgcacagagagagagaggggcgcacagagagagagagggggcgcacagagagagagagggggcgcacagagagagagaggggcgcacagagagagagagggggcgcacagagagagagagggggcgcacagagagagagagaggggcgcacagagagagagagaggggcgcacagagagagagagggggcgcacagagagagagagggggcgcacagagagagagagggggcgcacagagagagagaggggcgcacagagagagagagggggcgcacagagagagagagggggcgcacagagagagagagggggcgcacagagagagagagggggcgcacagagagagagaggcgcacagagagagagagggcgcacagagagagagagggcgcacagagagagagaggggcgcacagagagagagaggggcgcacagagagagagagggggcgcacagagagagagagggcgcacagagagagagagggcgcacagagagagagagaggggcgcacagagagagagagggcgcacagagagagagagggcgcacagagagagagagggcgcacagagagagagagggcgcacagagagagagagggggcgcacagagagagagagggggcgcacagagagagagagggggcgcacagagagagagagggggcgcacagagagagagagggcgcacagagagagagggagagtaaatgGACAATCTATGATCTACAGTTGTCAATCAACTGATCATGgatcagtcagtctctcaccccGTGTTTGACACTGTGGTGTTTTCAGTCGCCACCTGTCCATCGTATTTCCTCCTCTTCAGCTTCACTTCTCCCCCTTCCTTCCTGCGTTTCTGGAACAAAACAAAGAATGATGTCTGAACTGGAACATTTTCTATTCACAAATGCAAAACAGTTATGATCATACATATTGGCCAcgtcccaaatagaaccctattcaGAGAccactctggccaaaagtagtacactatagacggagtagggtgctatttggaacgGGACGCAGCCATAGAGATTTAATTACCTTAGGGGGCTTGGGTTGTTGGTTCTTGGTCATGAAGTCGTCGTCTGTCTCCGTATCAGAGGCCTGGCGGAACTGGAGCGGTCCAGAGTTCACATAGAACCCGCCCAGCTTAGTGTTCAGAGAGGCTGGGACCAACTCATCATACTGCAGCGAGGACAGGAGGGGGCGATATTACAATACTATACAAATGCTAACAAGTATTTTAAAATTATAAATGGTAAATATTTATACAATACTGAGAGATAAGTATCCAGGCAACTATAACATGGTAAACTGAACCAGGAGAACCGTGGTAAACTGAACCAGGAGAACCGTGGTAAACTGAACCAGGAGAACCGTGGTAAACTGAACCAGGAGAACCGTGGTAAACTGAACCAGGAGAACCGTGGTAAACTGAACCAGGAGAACCGTGGTAAACTGAACCAGGAGAACCGTGGTAAACTGAACCAGGAGAACCGTGGTAAACTGAACCAGGAGAACCGTGGTAAACTGAACCAGGAGAACCGTGGTAAACTGAACCAGGAGAACCGTGGTAAACTGAACCAGGAGAACCGTGGTAAACTGAACCAGGAGAACCGTGGTAAACTGAACCAGGAGAACCGTGGTAAACTGAACCAGGAGAACCGTGGTAAACTGAACCAGGAGAACCGTGGTAAACTGAACCAGGAGAACCGTGGTAAACTGAACCAGGAGAACCGTGGTAAACTGAACCAGGAGAACCGTGGTAAACTGAACCAGGAGAACCGTGGTAAACTGAACCAGGAGAACCGTGGTAAACTGAACCAGGAGAACCGTGGTAAACTGAACCAGGAGAACCGTGGTAAACTGAACCAGGAGAACCGTGGTAAACTGAACCAGGAGAACCGTGGTAAACTGAACCAGGAGAACCGTGGTAAACTGAACCAGGAGAACCGTGGTAAACTGAACCAGGAGAACCGTGGTAAACTGAACCAGGAGAACCGTGGTAAACTGAACCAGGAGAACCGTGGTAAACTGAACCAGGAGAACCGTGGTAAACTGAACCAGGAGAACCGTGGTAAACTGAACCAGGAGAACCGTGGTAAACTGAACCAGGAGAACCGTGGTAAACTGAACCAGGAGAACCGTGGTAAACTGAACCAGGAGAACCGTGGTAAACTGAACCAGGAGAACCGTGGTAAACTGAACCAGGAGAACCGTGGTAAACTGAACCAGGAGAACCGTGGTAAACTGAACCTACAGCCTCGGAGTTGTCGATGAAAGAGTCTTCGTTGTCATAACCATAGCCTATATCCACTAGATCCTGAATGCGATCCTTCTTACGCTTGTTCCCACATccctggagagagaaaaaaaacgagAGCAAAAGAGTACACgagagacaaagacaaagacaggGGGTTTATCAAGGCAATAATAAGGCATTAAAACTAAGACATTgcatgcattccaaatggcaccctaatccctaaagatctggtcaaacgtagtgcactatatagggaatagggtcccatagggctctggtcaaaagtagtgcactagatagggaatagggtgccatttgggacataaacaATATTTAAACAGTcttaaggccaggcaccacacactaataaataaaaaaaatgtatcacatCACAATACTCTTTTACCAATTTAATGTGGACAGAATACTTTTCtttgtataatttttttctgAAATATTGTATTTAAGTGCACAGATCAGGTGACAATTAAATATGCACATATTTGCATATCaggcaaataaaataaaaaatgtacactgGATGAAGTCAGCCTAAACCTTTTGGTTTCATTTTGTTACGAAATGCCCCAACCGGATCTAAACAGTGTTGAAAATATTATTTTCATCTTTCAATGTTTAAAATAAGAGAGAGAAGGtacttaaaatatattttttgtaaatttttttgATGAAAACATCACTGAGAATAAACACTTAACATATAAACAATTCCCTATGTACAAGTCTGGAGAATATGTCAAAGGATAAACACACAACATTTGCTGAATGCTtcaaaggctgagaaatgtgttgGCATGTGCATAGAATGGTTAAAGACAAGGACACTTAATTCAGACTGCTAAACACCATCTCTTCAAAGTCAGTTACTACCTATAGTCCAGGTTGTAACGTTTTCTATGAAAAGGGCTTTTAAAAATGGTGTGATTGTTTTAAGTACCTTATTTAACAGAAAGAAAGATGAAAATAATATTTTCAACACTCTTCTCTGCTGAGCTTAGAAAGTATGGATATCCATTATGTGGTTACAATTCATGGAATTTTGATTACAGTTGTATGATAAACtaacaaaaatatacatttatcaacttttttttgggggggggggggggggtaactcCTTTATGGACCAAAAAAAAAGTCattatgtatgtaaaatgtaattttagctggTGGTGCCTGGCCATAATAGTATTAGACTTGTAAAACCAAATAATAATATTCAACTCCGCTAACATATTTATCCTCGAATCTCCTGGCAATAGCTTCAAGTTGatccttctctctgttctcctgcTCAATGGTGTTTGGTACACCTTTATCTGAAACGCTCTTCTGGAAAATAGTGCCTTTGTTAGTTGCGTCAATGAAACGTATTTAGGATAACACATTTGGCTAGTTTCCTTGTTGATTTAGCATTCATAATTGATCGGTCTAAATCTTTTAATCAATTACACCAATTCTATCTGAACGGAGCGTCTTTCTTTCTCACCTTTTTGTAAACAAGTTCAGGGTAGTAGAATTCAGGACACCTATGCTGGTCTGGTTCAAACAGGGTCAGGACAAAGCGTTCTGTCGTAACCAGTTTGGTTGAACTACCCTGAGAAGACGAGATCGATGTGGCTACAGGTTGTTTGGTTAGACTTCCCCAGGAAGATGAGGTCGACGCAGCTACTGGCGTAACGGTGACCGCCTCTTTAGGGGGTAACGCTGGTTTAACCACCACGGCTGACTGCAAGGGGACATTACTGGACAGAGTAGTCAGTTGAACTCTTCGTGGTTCGGCCATGGCAGCGAACAATAGACTATCGGAACATCCGCGTCCCGCTGAACTAGTAGCTGACCAAATAACTTCAACAGACACAACTCCCCGCCCCTAATCAGCAGCAGCAGGTGTTCGTTTGAATTTCACCTGGGCTGCGTTCAGTACGATACAACGTATTgtaaccagagaggaagaggtgaagcgagaggatatctgccctctcattggctagaatggtctgaCCTGATCTCACCTGCAGTCAATCATTTGGGAAACACTCTTTACTTAGATACCTAAGTGACtttttttcgtagcaggttatgaGACTAAGGTTAAGGTTAGTAAAAGGGTCAGTGTTAGTGAAAATGTTTACCTAACCTGCAACGAAAATCCTTTTTTTATCAAAGTGCTATGAAAAGAGTGTGTCCCTTCAATaattgaggacatgtatttccattgttagagagTTCAATCagctatcttgtcaatataattccagtggaggctgctgaggggaggacagctcataataatggctggaacggagcaaatggaatggcatcaaacaccatggaaaccatgtgtttaatgtattttatataatttaacttattccgctccagccattaccacgagcccatcctccccaattaaggttccaccaacctcctgtgaaatAATAGAATGTCGTTGCTGCAACGTTCAATTAAACGGAAACGGTGCTGTTCTGAATGACCAGTTGAAAAAACGGGGAaggggttgggttgtgggttGGGGAAATTCTTTTTCGTTGGAGTTTTATGGCGGTGTCACCTATCAGGCTGGAGTTTGATGTTCTAAATTCTGCACTCTAGTCCAAGGTTtctaacacttttttgttgttgtctaggGACACCCCACCCCAGGCAAACCGGCGACCAAGGGACATCCATTATATGTTAGAATGAtgtgaatgataatggcaagtAGAAGAAGTAATCACCATTTAAAAATGAATAGATTTAGTAGACGGTTTCATTATTTTGACCGCCCCACAGTTCACTGGAAGAGGAAGTGCAAACTATAACATAGTATATTAGCTAGGAAGGTATCTGTGGCAatttagagaaaatgttgctgttgcaaagcacattttctgcaattctgCAAATGTTTCTATTGAGCAGAGTTTTTTTGTACAGTTTTGAAGCTTATTTCTAGCAATTCTTCACAGTTTGGCATGGAGCTGAGAGGAAAGtttgcagttttatagctaatttccagcaattctatgcattttgacATGGCGTTCCTTtgctcaaacattataacaaaatcaacAGGCAtcaattctccctgactgtctagcttttatttgatTGTTAGTTCTTGAAGATGgtattataaaatatatatatatatatatatatatatatatatatatatatatatatatatatatatatgtatatagttCAATATCTTTTCGGCATGCTTTCTATCCGGTTTTGGTTGTTTAAGATCACACTGAAACAGTTTTCCATCCAAAAAATGTCCACTTACCAGCCAGCCTAAGTATTTTCTATGCAAAAAAAACATATAATTAGCTCCCAATAACTGTAATTTCCTCCATATTAAGGGGATAGATCGAGATTAGCCAATGAAGCCATTTATTTACTTCCCCAGAGTTGGATAAacaggaacagctagcatgctaactgttcttgtagacttccagtcattgcgctaacgctagttaggaTTGGGACGTGAAACTACCTCTAtgttccttcatactggacacagagacatacattttttatccaCGATGGTGTCTTGTTGTAGCTAGCGATATTCATAAAATAACGATTTGTCATATAAAATAATACCCCCCAAAAATCGCATACCCCCTGCAGTAACTCCACAGACCCCAGTTTGAAAACCCCTACTCTAGTCTACATGAATGGAGGAAAGAAATTATTGCTGATTTAATTACAGTTTGTTCAGGATGGATTTtgagagaggtgaagagggtAAAGCTTATACCAAGGGCTGTGGGTTGGGGAATGCTCCCACTGCCCTTTAAATATGTTACGCACTGCTTCAAGCCAAACCCACCAAATGGAACAAACAAAGTGTGTTCAAGAacgttgaaaaacgttttggggaAACGTGCCATTCAGTACAAGCCGTCACTCAACATAGCGAACATTTAAACAAATGTTTAATCGAACTGAACACACTCCTggggtgtacagtcgtggccaaaagttttgagaatgacacaaatattaattttcacaaagttttctgcttcagtgtctttagatatttttgtcagatgttactatggaatactgaagtataattacaagcatttcataagtgtcaaaggcttttattgacaattacatgaagttgatgcaaagagtcaatatttgcagtgttgaccctttttcaagacctctgcaatcagccctggcatgctgtcaattaactcctgggccacatcctgactgatggcagcccattcttgcataatcaatgcttggagtttgtcagaatttgtgggtttttgtttgtccacctgcctcttgaggactgaccacaagttctcaatgggattaaggtctagggagtttcctggccatggacccaaaatatcgatgtttcgttccctgagccacttagttatcacttttgccttatggcaaggtgctccatcatgttggaaaaggcattgttcgtcaccaaactgttcctggatggttgggagaagttgctctcggaggatgtgttggtaccattctttattcatggctgtgttcttaggcaaaattgtgagtgagcccacttccttggctgagaagcaaccccacacatgaatggtctcaggatgctttactgttggcatgacacaggactgatggtagcgctcaccttgtcttctccagacaagcttttttccagatgccccaaacaatcggaaaggggattcatccgagaaaatgactttaccccagtcctcagcagtccaatccctgtaccttttgcagaatatcagtctgtccctgatgtttttcctggagagaagtggcttctttgctgcccttcttgacaccaggccatcctccaaaagtcttcacctcactgtgcgtgcagatgcactcacacctgcctgctgccattcctgagcaagctctgtactggtggtgccccgatcccgcagttgaatcaactttaggagacggtcctggctctTGCTGctctttcttgggcgccctgaagccttcttcacaataattgaaccgctctccttgaagttcttgatgatccgataaatggttgatttaggtgatTCACGggctggcagcaatatccttgcccgtgaagccctttttgtgcaaagcaatgatgacggcatgtgtttccttgcaggtaaccataattgacagaggaagaacaatgattccaagcaccaccctccttttgaagcttccagtctgttattcgaactcaatcagcatgacagagtgatctccagccttgtcctcgtcaacactcacacctgggGTGTAGGCATAGAGATGGAAAGAGCTcttatctttgtatctgtgccattacagTGTCTGTGACAGTATTTGCAGCTCCAcgaggctatctccattttagctccaattttcttcttcttttatGTTTGAAAAAAGTGTAAAGCTAATATTGGTGATTTACCTCCACATGCAGTGCTGGAGTCCTGAACCCAAATCTTGTGTGTCATTCACTTattgtggccactagatggcaatgATATAGCTTAAAGCCATTTTCACACCATAGCATCCTATTTTAAGAAGACTATGCTTGTATCCAAAGATGATTTATTATATTTACAAGATAGCAGAGTGactgctctaacaatggaaatgctTGTCCTCAATGATTGAAGGAAA is a window of Salmo salar chromosome ssa18, Ssal_v3.1, whole genome shotgun sequence DNA encoding:
- the LOC106578108 gene encoding ubinuclein-1 — its product is MAEPRRVQLTTLSSNVPLQSAVVVKPALPPKEAVTVTPVAASTSSSWGSLTKQPVATSISSSQGSSTKLVTTERFVLTLFEPDQHRCPEFYYPELVYKKKSVSDKGVPNTIEQENREKDQLEAIARRFEDKYGCGNKRKKDRIQDLVDIGYGYDNEDSFIDNSEAYDELVPASLNTKLGGFYVNSGPLQFRQASDTETDDDFMTKNQQPKPPKKRRKEGGEVKLKRRKYDGQVATENTTVSNTGVLPDKNMWEEKPKKKKKKPAGPLSVTDMLRKFQKQKDKEKLKREKEGEQQKFDLEKTSLPTTPYVSADPAGCGANMADPLLSLIGSTNDRAFLQAASTVDFDLDLDTLLDASAETLANQVVVAMTSTNQDVSAKTLAYKEVNGRCGGAGCDSSASTLESHTQTPIDPVPQPQDQIDLVPESISKPQAPKPSTQPQPVSGPQVQPLSQPTPLPEGLSPAMEKRTQDLALAAKGLEGESKVKFFTPEVNTILLDIELQCRDVSGQVRSKVYTHLASFLPCSRDTLLKRVKKLLLKQEEPLQRLRQAIDKVMPEQISRYHDDCQAHAQARAAKMVEESKEREQKENTGSEEEGEERSGKRVVGPRKKFRWNQEIRECLCSAVLVRMDRFEVEKGKTETQGPEDFLKAFLDTEIKPLWPKGWMQPRVLLKESRRVHCPTAPLQQVKRKLKSEKKQSSLGSGPTLPGTSSGPVEPQVFLGVQPQNGSPLLGSGVSTTPQNLDDSLDQGRILTPPSLGVVKEELAELWGEESCRADFGFPTAVLTPYDDLKPVPVSMSANANTHAQSTTANTHPQPNTHSQSPLIVLADQAQVHIDKDYISQGHLAVMPDLSLQNGHPPPPQKKKKRVSEVPALSLPAPGLPGIPLLHALGFPLSAFGPGTMGTLTQSQHSKDALVTGTAPGTFHHGLTHNGSQLVGEGPNAQRKLQ